In the Polyangiaceae bacterium genome, one interval contains:
- a CDS encoding DEAD/DEAH box helicase: protein MSNPLAAYRALSKREREALRLLAIAEPVGNRSQLLQLFKQRGIRTEAKRLYTSEDLAQLLDRWGSMGLVGFREGWTQLRCASEVGHNAIIDPELESLVVLIAELKHRGGSYYYLSDSELRLQMRLALYARDESALLRLLHHHSEGERGWQALLGEFPPDDLLALIPAGHLLLSAFRGCVPHAVANLQPVGQAWAQQLPRVAEQWRPALATALALTHLLSGRRAEANALLDGQVGCEVDYMRVALEVFFGDAELARKLSAEAITRSRGEKGRRKPVLLGPGAPWAALALALGNPAELAEATALISRAVAKPSKAGFGFTYAHLVYVTELLQVSAQMPVRAAESLLDECFGLIILGSVSLWGLRRERTYSAEGLNYFETLVAQAETGGYGLLATELSQALSRLKGKKGGKEPPSRLASLRTEKAAWEQVLESLERAAEKSDRAAGAVAASDKGKRLVWDFAHKSGRILNLSAREQTLKKSGWSTGRAVALSRLEAVALEAHASPQDRRVIAHLRKRVERVFGRRQLVIQWDASVVRDLVGHPLVYDQATGERLEIVAEKPRLELKRTKGGFELEVKPGGLVDSGTHSLERAGRIEVYEVSDETSLVARALAERSAIPAAQEARLQRVLGSLASSLRVDSDMAIGSELANSIPADERIHVLCWRSQPGLRIRLAVRPLGDGGPALPPGEGSAVLVSDVHSKTLQTTRDLEREVESLETLLDACPTLATAELAGRELRLQELEVCYEALTELARLGDSIVMEWPRGQPLTIIAERGASELRARVSSSGEWLRAEVQLEVDEGRVLALREIVALFDTAAGRFIQLGEDRILALSNQLVEKIQQLEFLGNVRAKHVEIPALAAPALEEWLGGVGDVAGKDVLAKRLEKLEEAQRLQPEVPRAFEANLRDYQLDGFTWMRRLAHWGAGALLCDDMGLGKTIQVLALLTDLEREGPALIVAPTSVCAHWEQLAARFAPSLRCHRLPSDDREAAVASLQAGDVLIVSYGLLQREAELLAGREFAVAVLDEAQAIKNASSLRARAAHGLRAPLRVISSGTPVENHLGELWSLFEFANPGLLGSSAQFDRRFARPIQERGDRRTLDALRRLVRPFILRRTKAEVLTQLPDKTEITLRVEMSAEERAVYEALRREALEAIDSTSDPGKRRMLIFATLMRLRQAACHPRLVHSTHGGSSSKHEVLMSLVDELREGRHRALVFSQFVEHLGLVRETLNERNVPYLYLDGSTPAKQRPELVRRFQAGEGDLFLISLRAGGTGLDLTAADFVVHLDPWWNPAVESQASDRAHRIGQQRPVTIYRLVTADTVEERILAMHGEKRATAERLLEGTSTPSQLDADTLRELIASH from the coding sequence GTGTCGAACCCCCTTGCTGCCTATCGAGCGCTGAGCAAACGCGAGCGCGAGGCCCTGCGCTTGCTTGCAATCGCGGAGCCGGTCGGGAACCGCTCGCAGCTACTGCAGCTGTTCAAGCAACGCGGGATCCGGACGGAGGCAAAGCGCCTCTACACGAGTGAGGACCTGGCGCAGTTGCTCGACCGTTGGGGGTCGATGGGACTGGTGGGCTTTCGCGAGGGCTGGACGCAGCTGCGCTGCGCCTCGGAGGTCGGGCACAACGCGATCATCGACCCAGAACTCGAGTCCCTCGTAGTGTTGATTGCCGAGCTGAAGCACCGGGGCGGCTCTTACTACTACCTCAGCGACAGTGAGCTGCGGCTGCAGATGCGTCTCGCACTCTATGCAAGAGACGAATCGGCGCTCTTGCGCCTGCTCCACCACCACAGCGAGGGCGAACGAGGTTGGCAGGCGCTTCTCGGCGAGTTTCCCCCTGACGATCTCCTGGCTTTGATCCCAGCAGGTCACCTGTTGCTGTCGGCATTCCGTGGCTGTGTCCCACACGCGGTCGCGAACCTCCAACCTGTCGGACAGGCCTGGGCGCAGCAGCTTCCGCGTGTAGCGGAACAATGGCGCCCTGCCCTAGCGACGGCGCTGGCGCTGACGCACCTGCTCAGCGGTCGTCGGGCCGAGGCCAACGCGTTGCTCGATGGTCAGGTCGGCTGCGAGGTCGACTACATGCGCGTAGCCCTGGAGGTGTTCTTCGGCGACGCGGAGCTGGCGCGCAAGCTCAGTGCCGAAGCGATCACCAGGTCTCGCGGCGAAAAGGGGCGCCGCAAACCCGTGCTGCTTGGTCCTGGAGCGCCGTGGGCGGCACTCGCACTCGCCCTGGGCAACCCCGCAGAGTTGGCGGAGGCGACAGCCTTGATCTCCCGCGCCGTTGCGAAGCCTAGCAAGGCTGGGTTCGGTTTCACCTACGCCCACCTCGTGTACGTGACGGAGCTGCTCCAAGTGAGCGCTCAAATGCCGGTGCGTGCGGCGGAGTCACTGCTGGACGAGTGCTTCGGTTTGATCATCCTTGGCAGCGTTTCACTCTGGGGGTTGCGACGGGAGCGCACGTACTCAGCGGAGGGCTTGAACTACTTCGAAACCCTCGTCGCTCAGGCAGAGACGGGCGGCTACGGGCTGCTCGCCACGGAGCTATCCCAAGCCCTTTCGAGACTGAAGGGCAAGAAGGGTGGCAAGGAACCGCCGTCGCGCCTGGCATCGCTTCGCACGGAGAAAGCCGCCTGGGAACAGGTCTTGGAGTCCCTCGAGCGAGCCGCTGAGAAATCCGATCGCGCCGCTGGCGCTGTCGCTGCATCGGACAAGGGCAAGCGGCTGGTCTGGGATTTTGCGCACAAGTCTGGCCGCATCCTGAATCTGAGCGCGCGGGAGCAAACCCTGAAGAAGAGCGGCTGGTCGACGGGTCGCGCCGTCGCGCTGTCTCGATTGGAAGCCGTTGCCTTGGAAGCGCATGCCAGCCCACAGGACCGCCGCGTGATCGCTCATCTGCGCAAGCGAGTCGAACGCGTCTTCGGTCGACGACAACTGGTGATCCAATGGGACGCGAGCGTGGTGCGGGATCTCGTCGGCCATCCACTGGTGTACGACCAGGCAACGGGCGAGAGGCTCGAAATCGTCGCCGAGAAACCGCGCCTCGAGCTGAAGCGAACCAAGGGCGGCTTCGAACTGGAGGTGAAGCCTGGCGGCCTCGTGGATTCCGGGACGCATTCCCTTGAACGCGCAGGCCGCATCGAAGTGTACGAAGTGAGCGACGAGACTTCACTCGTAGCGCGAGCACTCGCGGAGCGTTCGGCGATACCGGCTGCGCAGGAAGCACGCCTGCAGCGCGTCCTCGGCTCCCTGGCGAGCAGCCTGCGCGTGGACAGCGACATGGCGATAGGTTCGGAGCTGGCCAATTCCATTCCCGCCGACGAGCGCATTCACGTGTTGTGTTGGCGCAGCCAGCCCGGGCTTCGCATTCGCCTGGCCGTGCGGCCCCTGGGCGACGGCGGTCCAGCGCTCCCCCCTGGGGAGGGCAGCGCGGTGCTGGTGAGCGACGTTCACTCGAAGACGCTGCAGACGACTCGGGACCTCGAACGCGAAGTCGAGAGTCTGGAGACGCTCCTCGACGCTTGTCCTACCCTGGCCACCGCCGAGCTGGCGGGCCGAGAGCTGCGTCTGCAAGAGCTGGAAGTCTGCTACGAGGCCCTGACGGAGCTGGCGCGCTTGGGCGACTCGATCGTGATGGAGTGGCCGCGTGGCCAACCGCTGACGATCATCGCAGAGCGCGGAGCTTCGGAGCTGCGGGCGCGAGTGTCCAGTTCCGGCGAGTGGCTGAGAGCCGAAGTGCAGTTGGAAGTGGACGAGGGACGGGTGCTCGCCCTGCGGGAGATCGTGGCGCTGTTCGACACGGCGGCAGGCAGGTTCATCCAGCTGGGCGAGGATCGCATCCTGGCGCTTTCGAATCAGTTGGTCGAGAAGATCCAGCAGCTGGAGTTCTTGGGCAACGTGCGAGCCAAGCACGTCGAAATACCCGCCCTGGCGGCGCCAGCTTTAGAGGAGTGGCTCGGCGGAGTCGGCGACGTCGCGGGCAAGGACGTGTTGGCGAAGCGTCTGGAGAAGCTGGAGGAAGCGCAGCGCCTTCAACCGGAGGTTCCGCGCGCGTTCGAGGCCAACCTGCGCGACTACCAGCTCGATGGCTTCACATGGATGCGCCGCCTTGCGCACTGGGGAGCCGGAGCGCTCCTCTGCGACGACATGGGGCTCGGCAAGACGATTCAGGTCCTGGCTTTGCTCACGGACCTGGAACGCGAAGGCCCCGCGCTCATCGTTGCGCCCACCAGCGTGTGCGCGCACTGGGAGCAGCTCGCCGCTCGATTCGCGCCGTCGCTCCGCTGCCACCGCTTGCCTAGTGACGATCGCGAAGCCGCAGTCGCTTCTCTGCAGGCCGGCGACGTGCTGATCGTGAGCTACGGGCTCTTGCAGCGCGAGGCCGAGCTGCTTGCCGGCCGCGAGTTCGCGGTAGCGGTGCTGGACGAAGCCCAAGCGATCAAGAACGCGAGCAGTCTTCGAGCGCGGGCGGCTCACGGCCTGCGTGCACCGCTGCGTGTGATCTCCAGCGGCACACCCGTGGAGAATCACCTGGGTGAACTATGGAGTCTTTTCGAATTCGCCAATCCTGGGCTCCTCGGCAGCTCGGCGCAGTTCGATCGACGGTTCGCGCGCCCCATTCAAGAGCGCGGCGACCGACGTACTCTGGATGCCCTGCGCAGACTCGTGCGCCCGTTCATCCTGCGCCGCACGAAGGCCGAGGTGCTGACGCAGCTTCCGGACAAGACGGAGATCACGCTTCGCGTGGAAATGAGCGCCGAAGAGAGAGCGGTCTACGAGGCCTTGAGGCGAGAGGCACTGGAGGCGATCGATTCCACCAGCGATCCGGGGAAGCGACGCATGCTGATCTTCGCGACGCTCATGCGGCTACGCCAGGCCGCTTGCCATCCGCGTCTGGTCCATTCCACCCACGGCGGCTCGAGTTCGAAGCACGAGGTGCTGATGTCGCTCGTCGACGAGCTACGCGAGGGCCGCCACCGGGCTCTGGTCTTCAGCCAATTCGTCGAACACCTGGGCCTGGTGCGCGAGACGCTGAATGAGCGGAACGTCCCCTACTTGTATCTAGACGGCTCCACGCCTGCAAAACAACGACCCGAGCTGGTTCGACGTTTTCAAGCTGGCGAGGGCGATCTGTTCCTGATCAGCCTGCGCGCCGGCGGCACGGGCTTGGATCTGACGGCGGCTGACTTCGTCGTGCACCTCGACCCCTGGTGGAACCCAGCAGTGGAGAGCCAGGCCAGCGACCGTGCTCACCGCATCGGACAGCAGCGCCCCGTGACGATCTACCGCCTGGTCACCGCCGACACGGTGGAAGAACGCATTCTCGCCATGCACGGAGAGAAGCGCGCGACCGCGGAGCGCCTGCTCGAGGGCACGAGCACGCCGAGCCAGTTGGACGCCGACACCCTGCGCGAACTGATCGCATCGCACTGA
- a CDS encoding Uma2 family endonuclease, which translates to MGIDPDVALIVPAPPKDEPLPSLCTWKPGHAVPRLAIEVVSKHHPYKDYRDLHERYGASGVGELWVLDPEGHGPKSLGGPVPIQQWVRRDRTFERVHFGAGPVYSEAISAWLWADPIRITDDADGKRVWMTVTEAERAAKEEALAAKEAERVAKEAALAEKEAERVAKEAERVAKEAALAASEAAVAKRDAAEARAAEMERELAKLRPR; encoded by the coding sequence ATGGGCATCGATCCGGATGTGGCGTTGATCGTGCCGGCACCTCCGAAGGACGAACCGCTGCCCAGTCTGTGCACCTGGAAACCGGGGCATGCCGTGCCGCGATTGGCGATCGAGGTCGTGAGCAAGCATCATCCCTACAAGGACTACCGCGACCTTCACGAGCGCTACGGGGCGAGCGGGGTGGGGGAGCTGTGGGTGCTCGATCCCGAGGGCCACGGGCCGAAGTCCCTCGGCGGCCCGGTGCCGATTCAGCAGTGGGTGAGGCGCGACCGCACTTTCGAGCGCGTGCACTTCGGTGCTGGGCCGGTCTACTCGGAGGCCATCAGCGCGTGGCTGTGGGCCGATCCCATCCGCATCACGGACGATGCCGACGGCAAGCGCGTGTGGATGACGGTGACGGAAGCTGAGCGCGCCGCGAAGGAAGAGGCGCTCGCCGCAAAGGAAGCCGAGCGCGTCGCGAAAGAGGCGGCGCTCGCGGAGAAGGAAGCCGAGCGCGTCGCGAAGGAAGCCGAGCGTGTCGCGAAGGAAGCCGCGCTCGCCGCGTCGGAAGCCGCCGTGGCCAAACGAGATGCCGCGGAGGCACGCGCTGCCGAGATGGAGAGAGAGCTAGCGAAACTGAGACCTCGCTGA
- a CDS encoding zinc-ribbon domain-containing protein, which produces MPARERRSMLTREELAHFAGVSVTRVADLLRRAKPKWRRFPSGHRVVVWQELERGLAPAVADRMLRRARADGIDLRELEATIAGHPRLLAEWHWKRNGQLVPWAVPKATVRRMWWKCPAGPDHEWQQSVAARQSKKGCPFCVGQRVSVTNSLATRTPALARQWHPTKNGKLTPSGVQWRSSRRVWWQCRAKARHEWQDRIGARNAPTRRPLCPFCSSRRLADDNCLARRAPAIARQWHPTKNGKLTPRDVVPGSSRIVWWKCTRGRDHEWRQSPNARTHGRGCPFCAGKKTSVTNSLAKRFPVLARDWHPTKNGKLTPHDIVPGSAKLVWWRCSKDAGHVWRASPFSRTHSSSASKLAACPFCRGRRVAPSNCLATVAPDVATEWHPTKNGKLTPKDVTSGLIRKVWWRCELGHSWRAPIRNRARRGSGCPKCDLLRRRGQLRDRA; this is translated from the coding sequence ATGCCGGCGCGGGAGCGACGCTCGATGTTGACGCGGGAGGAACTGGCGCACTTCGCAGGGGTGAGCGTGACGCGAGTCGCTGATCTCCTTCGGCGCGCGAAGCCCAAGTGGCGACGCTTCCCCAGTGGCCACCGCGTGGTGGTGTGGCAGGAGCTGGAGCGTGGCCTGGCACCTGCGGTAGCCGATCGCATGCTGCGTCGAGCGCGCGCTGATGGCATCGACCTGCGCGAGCTGGAGGCCACGATCGCGGGGCACCCGAGACTGCTCGCAGAGTGGCACTGGAAGAGGAACGGCCAGCTCGTGCCCTGGGCCGTACCCAAGGCGACTGTGCGCCGGATGTGGTGGAAGTGTCCGGCGGGTCCGGATCACGAGTGGCAACAATCCGTGGCCGCGCGGCAATCCAAGAAGGGCTGCCCGTTCTGCGTGGGTCAACGTGTGTCGGTAACGAACTCCCTTGCCACGCGGACACCGGCCCTAGCCAGACAATGGCACCCCACCAAAAACGGAAAGCTCACACCTTCCGGAGTGCAATGGCGGTCGTCGCGACGCGTATGGTGGCAGTGTCGCGCCAAGGCGCGGCACGAGTGGCAGGACCGCATCGGCGCCCGCAACGCACCGACGCGAAGGCCCCTGTGTCCATTCTGCTCGTCGCGACGCCTTGCGGACGACAATTGCCTGGCGCGACGCGCACCGGCGATCGCTCGACAGTGGCACCCGACGAAGAACGGCAAGCTCACGCCGCGTGACGTCGTCCCCGGCTCGAGTCGGATCGTTTGGTGGAAATGTACTCGCGGTCGCGATCACGAGTGGCGCCAGAGTCCCAACGCGCGCACGCACGGACGCGGCTGCCCGTTCTGCGCTGGCAAGAAGACGTCTGTCACGAACAGCCTCGCGAAGCGCTTTCCCGTGCTGGCCCGAGACTGGCATCCGACCAAGAACGGAAAGCTCACGCCTCATGACATTGTGCCGGGGTCCGCCAAGCTCGTGTGGTGGCGCTGCTCCAAAGACGCGGGCCACGTCTGGCGCGCGTCGCCCTTCAGCCGCACGCATTCCAGCTCGGCGTCCAAGTTGGCCGCATGTCCCTTTTGCCGAGGACGCCGCGTCGCCCCCTCGAACTGCCTCGCCACCGTCGCTCCAGACGTTGCCACCGAATGGCATCCGACCAAGAACGGAAAGCTGACGCCCAAAGACGTGACGTCGGGGCTCATTCGCAAGGTGTGGTGGCGCTGCGAACTCGGTCACAGTTGGCGCGCGCCAATCCGTAACCGCGCTCGCCGCGGCTCGGGCTGCCCCAAGTGCGACTTGCTCCGCCGCCGCGGGCAGTTGCGCGACCGCGCCTGA
- a CDS encoding Uma2 family endonuclease, whose product MSDSSAWVDVRYRVQPSADAWILPEVPVPESREHNQSSRHLVALLEAWVARTGLDAIVGQNLALRWAEWNPRMGIDPDVALIVPAPPKDEPLPSLCTWKPGHAVPRLAIEVVSKHHPYKDYRDLHERYGASGVGELWVLDPEGHGPKSLGGPVPIQQWVRRDRTFERVHFGAGPIYSEAISAWLWADPIRITDDADGKRVWMTVTEAERAAKEEALAAKEAERAAKEAALADLDAAHARLAQLERELAKPRDR is encoded by the coding sequence ATGAGTGACTCATCGGCATGGGTAGACGTGCGCTACCGAGTGCAACCCAGCGCCGACGCGTGGATCTTGCCGGAGGTCCCCGTGCCCGAGTCTCGTGAACACAATCAGTCTTCACGTCATCTGGTTGCGCTGCTGGAAGCTTGGGTGGCGCGCACGGGGCTCGATGCCATCGTGGGACAAAACTTGGCGTTGCGCTGGGCGGAGTGGAATCCACGGATGGGCATCGATCCGGATGTGGCGTTGATCGTGCCGGCACCTCCGAAGGACGAACCGCTGCCCAGTCTGTGCACCTGGAAACCGGGGCATGCCGTGCCGCGATTGGCGATCGAGGTCGTGAGCAAGCATCATCCCTACAAGGACTACCGCGACCTTCACGAGCGCTACGGGGCGAGCGGGGTGGGGGAGCTGTGGGTGCTCGATCCCGAGGGCCACGGGCCGAAGTCCCTCGGCGGCCCGGTGCCGATTCAGCAGTGGGTGAGGCGCGACCGCACTTTCGAGCGCGTGCACTTCGGCGCTGGGCCGATCTACTCGGAGGCCATCAGCGCGTGGCTGTGGGCCGATCCCATCCGCATCACGGACGATGCCGACGGCAAGCGCGTGTGGATGACGGTGACGGAAGCTGAGCGCGCCGCGAAGGAAGAGGCGCTCGCCGCAAAGGAGGCGGAGCGAGCAGCCAAGGAAGCGGCCTTGGCCGACCTTGACGCCGCTCACGCGCGACTTGCACAGCTGGAGCGGGAGCTAGCGAAACCCAGAGATCGCTGA
- a CDS encoding WYL domain-containing protein yields MKRGRGNKMPTKSATKPEAPRAKRVAQSGRAKRVSPPEQRGRQVIRLLKLLQALNGSRGMSAQQLRELVGDGCTIRTLYRDLAHLQDAGFALTNDEGLWSANPGARIHAPVDADELLALVLAEQALSAGGAVAFSAPLATLLSKLLSAASPTTRDYCQELRQTAVATAFAPNQDERVDMHARTIQRAIAMEHALSITYQAPGRQPEARTVEPYGTWMANGRPYLIAYCRKAKALRTFNLARIRASEVLDEAFDRDPSFDLEAFTALGLGVFHGSRQRITVRFSPEVAHLPRERSFHGSQTVEPQPDGSVIVHLEAAGLPEIAAWIASFGGKVRALEPPELVSAVRALFRRGLEAHGKDNDLR; encoded by the coding sequence ATGAAACGCGGGCGGGGGAACAAGATGCCGACCAAGTCGGCCACCAAGCCCGAGGCCCCGCGCGCCAAGCGCGTTGCGCAAAGCGGGCGTGCAAAGCGCGTGAGCCCACCCGAGCAACGGGGCCGACAAGTCATCCGGCTGCTGAAGCTGCTGCAGGCGTTGAACGGATCGCGAGGGATGAGCGCACAGCAACTCCGCGAGCTGGTGGGCGACGGATGCACCATTCGTACGCTGTATCGCGATCTCGCGCACCTGCAGGATGCGGGGTTCGCACTCACGAACGATGAGGGTCTCTGGTCCGCCAATCCAGGCGCACGCATCCACGCGCCGGTCGACGCAGACGAACTGCTAGCGTTGGTGCTTGCGGAACAAGCGCTCTCGGCCGGTGGCGCCGTAGCGTTCTCGGCGCCGCTCGCCACGCTGCTGAGCAAGCTGCTATCCGCGGCTAGCCCCACGACCCGCGACTACTGCCAAGAGCTGCGCCAGACCGCAGTAGCAACGGCGTTTGCGCCGAACCAGGACGAGCGCGTCGACATGCACGCGCGCACCATCCAGCGCGCGATCGCGATGGAGCACGCCCTGTCGATCACGTATCAAGCGCCGGGACGACAGCCCGAGGCACGCACTGTCGAGCCCTACGGCACCTGGATGGCGAACGGCCGCCCCTATCTGATCGCGTACTGTCGGAAAGCCAAGGCGCTACGAACCTTCAACCTAGCGCGCATCCGAGCCAGCGAAGTGCTGGACGAGGCCTTCGATCGCGATCCGAGCTTCGACCTCGAGGCGTTCACCGCCTTGGGCCTGGGCGTATTCCACGGCTCGAGGCAGCGCATCACCGTGCGTTTCTCCCCCGAGGTCGCGCATCTACCGAGAGAACGCAGCTTCCACGGCAGCCAGACCGTCGAGCCCCAACCCGACGGCAGCGTCATCGTGCACCTGGAGGCGGCCGGCCTTCCCGAGATCGCAGCTTGGATAGCCAGCTTCGGCGGAAAGGTCCGCGCCCTCGAACCGCCGGAGCTGGTCAGCGCCGTCCGAGCGCTCTTTCGCCGCGGTTTGGAAGCCCACGGAAAGGACAATGACCTGAGATGA
- a CDS encoding DGQHR domain-containing protein → MAVLTLPALKVQQHGRDFYMLNLAAQDVERMVRFEVLGAEGLQGKRGRRAGKTSAVNWEQIEKKVQTSEKAYQRPILRKKIEELTRYYLQCRDDGVMPAIPGAVLLTMEQPVEFEPQGSNPFVGLVRLPADADVLRVLDGQHRLLALAALLKSPAVDEADRAAAQMLQVPAILFTELPPPAVVEMFVTINSKHTRLNASLLFSLKGRQLYSDARDARIHDVVRKLNESDASPLKGQIKMLGVGPGKVAQAGLATEIRAAVDAIEKQHRNAPWLDGFLGHLEKLYVNYFRQIASAFPAAWNSRKHSIQSLISLRAFVRLSVEVFPAVLNHGGSPPALLRQVVEPWGTAVGSARFETAGKWRERAAGGGKETTRRLVQELREHMGTLQ, encoded by the coding sequence ATGGCAGTTCTGACGTTGCCTGCTTTGAAGGTGCAACAGCACGGTCGCGACTTCTACATGCTGAACCTCGCCGCCCAGGACGTGGAGCGAATGGTGCGCTTCGAGGTGCTGGGCGCGGAGGGGCTGCAGGGAAAGCGCGGCCGCCGCGCCGGGAAGACCTCCGCGGTCAATTGGGAGCAGATCGAGAAGAAGGTGCAAACCTCCGAAAAGGCGTACCAGAGACCAATCCTCCGAAAGAAGATCGAAGAGCTGACTCGGTATTACCTGCAGTGTCGAGACGACGGGGTGATGCCGGCGATCCCCGGCGCGGTCTTGCTCACGATGGAGCAGCCCGTCGAGTTCGAACCGCAAGGCAGCAATCCCTTCGTGGGCTTGGTGCGGCTCCCGGCGGACGCGGACGTGCTTCGCGTGCTGGACGGTCAGCACCGACTCTTGGCGTTGGCAGCGTTGCTCAAGTCCCCCGCCGTCGACGAAGCCGATCGAGCGGCTGCCCAAATGTTGCAGGTCCCAGCGATCCTGTTCACGGAACTGCCCCCACCCGCCGTGGTGGAGATGTTCGTCACGATCAATTCAAAGCACACGCGACTCAACGCGTCACTGCTGTTCAGCTTGAAGGGGCGTCAGCTGTACTCCGACGCGCGGGACGCTCGCATCCACGACGTAGTGCGCAAACTGAACGAGTCCGATGCATCGCCGTTGAAGGGGCAGATCAAGATGCTCGGCGTAGGTCCGGGCAAGGTCGCGCAAGCCGGGCTGGCGACGGAGATCCGAGCGGCGGTCGACGCCATCGAGAAGCAGCACCGCAACGCACCGTGGCTCGATGGCTTCCTGGGCCACCTCGAAAAGCTCTACGTGAACTACTTTCGGCAGATCGCCTCGGCGTTTCCGGCTGCCTGGAACAGCCGGAAGCACTCGATCCAGTCGCTGATCTCGCTTCGTGCGTTCGTCCGGCTGTCCGTGGAGGTGTTCCCAGCAGTCCTGAATCACGGGGGCAGCCCACCAGCTCTACTGCGCCAGGTGGTCGAGCCTTGGGGAACGGCCGTCGGTTCCGCGCGGTTCGAGACAGCGGGAAAATGGCGCGAACGCGCGGCGGGCGGCGGGAAGGAAACCACACGACGCTTGGTCCAGGAGTTGAGGGAACACATGGGAACGCTGCAATGA